Proteins encoded together in one Tripterygium wilfordii isolate XIE 37 chromosome 14, ASM1340144v1, whole genome shotgun sequence window:
- the LOC120014332 gene encoding protein FD-like has protein sequence MLSGGCGEINYHKTHFLNRGSSLSSSSSINSSSSSISVPLGAKTMEEVWKDITLLQDQSVMTPRPAITQNHHHHLHNNPNYTLQDFLARPFNKDPPTTVIHGASHPASPVLNLNSGAGFDFLEPNEQFRASNGSAFTNPFDALGSSNGLPCFGKKRVRESDNSSVDRRHKRMIKNRESAARSRSRKQAYMNELELEVAQLMEENARLKSQQEQLCLAAAAAAAQIPKKHTLHRTSTAPF, from the exons ATGTTGTCTGGTGGGTGTGGAGAAATCAACTACCACAAAACCCATTTCCTCAACAGAGgctcatcattatcatcatcttcttcaattaactcttcatcatcttcaatttCAGTTCCATTAGGAGCCAAAACCATGGAAGAAGTGTGGAAAGACATCACTCTCCTTCAGGACCAGTCAGTCATGACACCAAGACCTGCAATAACccaaaaccaccaccaccatcttcACAATAATCCCAACTATACCCTCCAAGACTTCCTTGCCAGACCCTTTAATAAAGACCCACCAACGACAGTCATCCATGGTGCTTCGCATCCGGCGAGTCCTGTTCTTAACTTGAATTCTGGTGCTGGGTTTGATTTCCTGGAGCCTAATGAGCAGTTCCGAGCATCAAATGGCTCTGCTTTTACCAacccatttgatgctttgggttCTTCTAATGGATTACCTTGTTTTGGGAAGAAGAGGGTTCGGGAATCTGATAACAGCTCTGTCGATAGAAGGCATAAGCGCATGATCAAGAACAGAGAATCTGCAGCTCGATCAAGATCTCGAAA ACAGGCGTACATGAACGAACTGGAGCTTGAAGTGGCACAGCTAATGGAAGAGAATGCGAGGCTCAAGAGTCAACAAGAACAG TTGTGcctagcagcagcagcagcagcagctcaGATTCCCAAAAAGCACACGCTTCATCGAACGTCAACCGCACCATTTTGA
- the LOC120015092 gene encoding GDSL esterase/lipase EXL3-like, with protein sequence MSKSSSTSLTLVFFLVGLFSQENGAAALNLLKKGRVPAIIAFGDSIVDPGNNNYLTTIVRSNFPPYGRDFIGGKPTGRFSNGKIPTDLLAEAFGIKDLLPAYLDPNLTIRDLHTGVSFASAGSGYDPLTAKLVSVLSLSDQLHLFKDYLRKIKHVMGEETMGRILAKGIFIVCAGGDDIVNTYFPTLFRIIDHDIHSYTDLMVKSASSFYQFPDSEKVQYRTSSEPCQLLFANKIQQKRQELHKLGVRRIGVFGVSTMGCLPSQRTTRGGIQRKCSASENQASQIFNSKLSSEIDVLNENLVDLKLVYFDSYHSLLHLVSNPSQYGNSPSQ encoded by the exons ATGAGCAAGTCATCTTCTACTTCATTGACTCTAGTGTTTTTCTTAGTGGGTCTTTTCTCCCAAGAAAATGGAGCAGCAGCCCTGAATTTACTGAAGAAGGGGAGAGTTCCTGCAATTATAGCTTTTGGAGACTCCATAGTTGATCCAGGAAACAACAACTATCTCACAACTATAGTCAGGAGCAATTTCCCACCTTATGGGAGGGATTTCATAGGAGGAAAACCCACAGGGAGATTTAGCAATGGCAAGATACCGACAGACTTATTAG CTGAAGCATTTGGTATAAAGGACTTATTACCTGCTTATCTCGACCCAAATCTGACGATTCGCGACCTTCACACAGGCGTAAGTTTTGCCTCCGCTGGTTCTGGATACGATCCTCTCACGGCTAAACTTGTG TCGGTGTTATCATTATCGGATCAGCTCCACCTTTTTAAGGATTACTTGAGAAAGATTAAACATGTTATGGGAGAAGAAACAATGGGAAGAATACTGGCCAAAGGCATATTCATAGTGTGTGCAGGAGGTGATGACATTGTGAATACTTATTTTCCCACTCTATTTAGGATAATCGACCATGATATACATTCTTACACTGATTTGATGGTCAAATCAGCTTCAAGTTTCTATCAG TTCCCAGATTCAGAGAAAGTCCAATACAGGACATCTTCAGAACCCTGCCAACTGCTATTTGCTAACAAGATACAGCA GAAAAGGCAGGAACTTCACAAACTTGGAGTTAGAAGGATTGGAGTATTTGGTGTTTCAACAATGGGATGTTTGCCATCACAGAGAACAACACGTGGAGGCATACAAAGAAAGTGTTCAGCTTCTGAAAATCAAGCTTCACAGATCTTCAATTCCAAGCTCTCTTCAGAAATAGATGTTTTAAATGAAAATCTTGTAGATCTCAAGCTCGTCTACTTTGATTCCTACCACTCACTATTACATCTTGTGTCAAATCCTTCTCAATATGGTAACAGTCCATCACAATAA
- the LOC120015387 gene encoding protein MID1-COMPLEMENTING ACTIVITY 1-like, whose product MAATWEHFGEIANVAQITGLDAVKLIGLIVKAASTARMHKKNCRQFAQHLKLIGNLLEQLKISELKRYPETREPLEQLEDALRRSYILVNSCQDRSYLYLLAMGWNIVYQFRKAQNEVDRYLKIVPLITLVDNSRVRERIEYIEKDQREYTLDEEDRKVQDVIMKPEPSKTDTMILKKTLSCSYPKLGFNEALQEENQKLQLELQRSQAHLDVSQCQVIQHLIDVTEAVASNSLPDKSSPINGSKKVDSDKEDSFEESNPKKIASLRTSRNTSSVSSGHDLLSSKGSHRHEEWNTDLLSCCSEPSLCIKTFFYPCGTFSKIATVATNSHMSSAEACNELMAYSLILSCCCYTCCVRRKLRKTFNITGGFIDDFLSHLMCCCCALVQEWREVEIRGGCGPEKTKTSPPASQFMESSEIE is encoded by the exons ATGGCGGCGACATGGGAGCATTTTGGAGAGATTGCAAATGTGGCACAGATAACGGGTTTGGATGCGGTGAAGTTGATTGGGTTGATAGTGAAAGCGGCAAGTACAGCGCGTATGCACAAGAAGAATTGCAGGCAATTTGCTCAGCATTTGAAGTTGATTGGTAACTTATTGGAGCAGCTGAAGATCTCGGAGTTGAAAAGGTATCCAGAGACTCGAGAACCCCTGGAGCAGCTTGAGGATGCCCTGAGGAGGTCTTACATTTTGGTTAATAGTTGCCAGGACAGGAGCTATCTGTATTTGCTTGCAATGGGTTGGAACATTGTGTACCAGTTCAGGAAAGCTCAGAATGAGGTTGATAGATACTTGAAGATCGTCCCTCTTATTACGCTGGTGGACAATTCTCGAGTCAGG GAGAGAATAGAATATATTGAGAAAGACCAACGCGAGTACACATTAGATGAAGAGGACAGAAAGGTGCAAGATGTGATCATGAAACCAGAACCATCAAAAACTGATACTATGATATTGAAGAAAACTCTTTCTTGTTCCTACCCAAAGTTGGGCTTTAATGAAGCACTgcaggaagaaaatcaaaagcttcaACTAGAGCTACAACGGTCACAGGCTCATTTGGATGTAAGTCAGTGTCAGGTTATCCAGCATTTGATTGATGTAACAGAAGCTGTTGCATCTAATTCTCTCCCTGACAAGAGTTCACCCATCAACGGTTCCAAAAAAGTGGATAGTGATAAAGAAGACTCATTTGAAGAAAGCAATCCTAAGAAAATTGCTTCTCTGAGAACTTCAAG AAACACATCTTCGGTTTCATCGGGACATGATCTGCTTTCAAGTAAAGGTTCACATCGGCATGAAGAGTGGAATACTGATTTACTGAGTTGTTGTTCAGAGCCCTCTCTAT GTATAAAGACATTTTTCTACCCTTGTGGCACGTTTTCAAAGATTGCTACAGTGGCAACCAACAGCCACATGT CTTCAGCGGAAGCATGTAATGAATTGATGGCATATTCGTTGATATTGTCATGCTGTTGCTATACCTGCTGTGTGAGGAGGAAGCTTCGCAAGACATTCAACATTACG GGAggctttattgatgatttcctTTCACATTTGATGTGTTGCTGCTGTGCTCTTGTCCAAGAGTGGCGAGAGGTGGAGATCCGGGGGGGTTGTG GTCCTGAGAAGACGAAAACAAGCCCTCCAGCCTCACAATTTATGGAATCCTCAGAGATTGAATGA
- the LOC120014473 gene encoding F-box protein At4g35930-like, protein MAKTSPKDRNARTPKQKRRLRSSTNNNKYLKPGALAQLRYSKTSAAKSCTDLGKKRIALVDAKKTENDQQMIQDKVADKSPLILSPVDLRKQNSLVRTPKTPRTEECQSESRLECLPTDLLVKILCHLHHDQLKAVFHVSQRIRKAVVIARQFHFNYTTPDRSRQEMLMTMTPRPTEHWPFVKGDRKGVFMPSPHTPKAPRHGARPPSRMKASEMKQIAAVLFQDSAFPTRCIVPSVLPKPPCKSLASNRVLFYEDELCQAVAQNKLR, encoded by the exons ATGGCAAAAACGTCTCCAAAGGATAGGAATGCGAGAACACCCAAACAGAAGAGACGATTACGGAGCTCTACCAACAACAACAAGTACTTGAAACCGGGAGCTCTTGCTCAGCTAAGGTACAGCAAGACCTCTGCTGCCAAGTCATGTACTGATCTTGGGAAGAAAAGGATTGCATTGGTGGATGCCAAGAAGACGGAGAATGATCAGCAAATGATTCAAGATAAGGTTGCCGATAAATCCCCCTTGATTCTGTCACCTGTGGATTTGCGTAAGCAGAATAGTTTGGTAAGGACACCAAAGACTCCTAGAACCGAAGAGTGTCAATCTGAATCACGCCTTGAATGTCTTCCCACTGATTTACTG GTTAAAATATTGTGTCACTTGCACCATGATCAACTGAAggcagtttttcacgtttcccaAAGGATTAGAAAAGCT GTTGTGATTGCTAGGCAATTTCACTTTAATTACACAACTCCAGATCGCAGTCGACAAGAGATGTTAATGACAATGACCCCAAGACCTACAGAACACTGGCCTTTTGTAAA AGGGGATCGCAAGGGTGTTTTCATGCCTAGCCCACATACCCCAAAAGCACCAAGACATGGTGCTCGTCCCCCCTCTCGTATGAAAGCATCTGAAATGAAACAAATTGCAGCTGTTTTGTTCCAAGATTCAGCATTTCCCACAAGGTGTATTGTACCTTCTGTTCTGCCAAAGCCGCCATGCAAATCTTTGGCTTCTAATAGGGTATTATTTTATGAGGATGAGTTATGTCAGGCAGTTGCTCAGAACAAGCTTCGTTGA
- the LOC120015494 gene encoding SKP1-like protein 1A — MLRGFRWYSMASSKKVTLISSDGERFEVDEEIALLSQTAKHMIEDECVDGGIPTPNVTSNILAKVIEYCKKHVESSKAEDRSAAEEELKAWDAELVKVDQATLIDIIMAANYLNIKGLFDLTCRTVADMMRGKSTEEIRKIFHIKNDYTTEEEEEVRRENQWAFE; from the exons ATGTTGAGAGGGTTTAGGTGGTATTCGATGGCGTCTTCAAAGAAGGTCACTCTGATCAGTTCTGACGGAGAGCGGTTTGAGGTTGATGAGGAGATTGCGTTGCTGTCTCAGACCGCCAAGCATATGATCGAGGACGAGTGTGTCGATGGCGGTATCCCTACTCCCAACGTGACGAGCAACATTCTGGCGAAGGTAATCGAGTATTGTAAGAAGCACGTGGAGTCGTCCAAGGCTGAGGATCGCAGTGCCGCCGAGGAGGAGCTTAAGGCCTGGGATGCCGAGTTAGTGAAAGTGGACCAGGCAACACTCATCGATATCATAATG GCTGCAAATTATCTAAACATCAAGGGGCTCTTTGACCTGACTTGCCGAACAGTGGCGGACATGATGCGGGGAAAGTCTACGGAGGAAATCAGGAAGATATTTCATATCAAGAATGACTATACCAccgaggaggaggaagaggttCGCAGGGAGAACCAGTGGGCATTCGAATGA
- the LOC120015664 gene encoding heavy metal-associated isoprenylated plant protein 27-like: MGFLEYVSEKCDCYDSHRESKLKKRQLRTVEIKVKMDCEGCVRRVKKSVEGMKGVTDVEVDPKQSKLTVTGYVDPNKVLHRVIHRTGKKAEFWPYVPFDVVPHPYAPGVYDKKAPPGYVRNVLDDPDPEKSALARASSFEVAYTTAFSDENPNACVVM, from the exons ATGGGTTTTCTCGAATACGTCTCTGAAAAATGCGACTGCTATGACTCTCACCGCGAAAGTAAGCTCAAGAAAAGGCAGCTACGG ACGGTGGAGATTAAGGTAAAAATGGACTGTGAAGGATGTGTAAGAAGAGTGAAGAAATCTGTGGAAGGAATGAAGGGAGTGACCGATGTTGAGGTGGATCCCAAGCAGAGCAAGCTGACGGTCACCGGCTACGTGGACCCCAACAAGGTTCTACATCGTGTCATTCATCGAACGGGGAAGAAGGCCGAGTTCTGGCCCTATGTGCCGTTCGATGTCGTACCCCACCCGTATGCCCCGGGGGTTTACGATAAGAAGGCCCCACCCGGATATGTTCGGAATGTTCTGGACGATCCGGATCCAGAGAAATCCGCACTCGCACGTGCTAGCTCTTTCGAAGTTGCGTATACGACTGCGTTTAGTGACGAGAACCCCAACGCTTGTGTAGTTATGTGA
- the LOC120014471 gene encoding GDSL esterase/lipase EXL3-like, whose product MANKESIHFKATLKRPDRVIDCWLIERPQNEAHLVDSLLAWSVSVGPLNKTVPAVIIFGDSVVDTGNNDYITTIIKCDFSPYGKDFEGGIPTGRFSNGKVPADFIAALFGVKDLMPSYLEPNLQLRDFLTGVSFASGGAGYDPFTSKFVNALSMDDQIDMFKEYIELVKAAVGKERLATMLSKSIFISVFGSNDIANTLSNPIRRLQYDVDQYIDLLVNSASEFYQKLYALGARRIGVFSSPPIGCVPLKRTVKGGIRRDCSESVNNASILFNTKLSSMINSLNKQHHDFRLVYLDIFNTLLSLIQTPAKYGFEVSSKGCCGPGTLPAGFLCNALVEDFLCNDTSKYVFWDTFHPTETAYKILNTLVFTKDTISKFF is encoded by the exons ATGGCTAATAAGGAATCGATTCACTTCAAGGCTACATTAAAACGACCTGATCGAGTCATAGATTGTTGGCTTATTGAGAGACCACAGAACGAAGCACACCTAGTTGACAGCCTTCTTGCAT GGTCAGTGAGCGTTGGACCTCTTAACAAAACTGTTCCAGCAGTAATAATATTTGGAGATTCTGTAGTTGACACTGGCAACAATGACTATATCACCACTATCATCAAGTGTGATTTCTCACCTTATGGGAAGGATTTCGAGGGAGGAATCCCTACCGGTAGGTTCAGCAACGGAAAAGTCCCCGCAGACTTTATAG CTGCATTATTTGGTGTGAAGGATTTAATGCCATCGTATCTTGAACCCAACTTGCAACTCCGGGACTTCCTTACCGGTGTAAGTTTCGCATCGGGTGGTGCTGGGTATGATCCTTTCACATCAAAATTTGTG AATGCCCTGTCAATGGACGATCAAATAGACATGTTTAAAGAGTACATAGAGTTAGTAAAGGCAGCAGTGGGGAAAGAAAGACTGGCTACTATGCTATCAAAAAGCATATTCATTTCTGTTTTTGGAAGCAATGACATTGCAAATACTTTATCAAATCCAATTCGGAGGCTGCAATATGATGTTGATCAGTACATTGATTTATTGGTCAACTCTGCCTCAGAATTTTACCAG AAACTTTACGCGCTTGGAGCGAGAAGAATTGGAGTATTCAGTTCACCACCAATTGGGTGCGTTCCATTGAAGAGAACAGTAAAGGGTGGCATACGAAGGGACTGTTCTGAGTCAGTGAATAACGCATCAATTCTCTTCAACACCAAGCTCTCTTCAATGATCAATTCTCTCAACAAACAGCATCATGACTTTAGGCTCGTCTATCTTGACATTTTCAATACGCTACTTTCCCTGATCCAAACTCCTGCTAAATATG GATTTGAAGTATCAAGCAAAGGCTGTTGTGGCCCTGGAACGTTACCAGCCGGTTTTCTTTGTAATGCTCTTGTGGAGGATTTCTTATGCAATGACACCTCAAAGTACGTATTCTGGGACACTTTCCATCCCACTGAGACAGCTTACAAGATTCTCAACACTTTGGTCTTCACCAAGGATACAATAAGCAAGTTCTTTTGA
- the LOC120015389 gene encoding SKP1-like protein 1A, with product MALSPKKVTLISSVGERFEVEEEVALECQTVKLMIEDECADGDITTLDVSGKILGMVIGYCKKHVESNKSGDSTAVKTELKAWDAEFVEVDTDQLYHLLLAANYLNIPRLLELLFQTVVDIIRGKTPEEIREVFGIKNDFTPEEEAEFR from the exons ATGGCGTTGTCTCCCAAGAAGGTTACGCTGATCAGTTCCGTCGGAGAGCGTTTTGAGGTGGAGGAAGAGGTGGCGCTGGAGTGTCAGACCGTCAAGCTTATGATTGAGGACGAATGTGCCGACGGTGACATCACCACTCTCGATGTGTCCGGAAAGATTCTGGGGATGGTGATCGGGTACTGTAAGAAGCACGTGGAGTCGAACAAGTCTGGAGATAGCACTGCGGTCAAGACTGAACTTAAGGCCTGGGACGCGGAGTTCGTCGAGGTGGACACGGACCAACTCTATCATCTCCTCCTG GCTGCAAACTATCTAAACATCCCAAGGCTGCTCGAACTACTTTTCCAAACTGTGGTTGACATTATTAGGGGAAAGACTCCGGAGGAGATTAGGGAGGTATTTGGCATCAAGAATGACTTTACCCCTGAGGAGGAAGCAGAATTTCGCTAG
- the LOC120015493 gene encoding pentatricopeptide repeat-containing protein At3g51320-like: protein MARISMQELVRFRPTIRNRHLEIVQSNPTLFHSRSSSPSCYSGENRTFSIYHSSLKLLRGSTCQSIKQLLQIQAHLLTSGIFYNPYWSSRVLQHSLYFGDFDYTVLIFGCIDSPNTFCVNTLIEGYLSSSNPRQAVGFYFEMLKNGFSPNSFTFVPLFGCCSKAECVESGQKLHGQAVKTCVDWMLPVQNSLIHMYGNCGATAYARKVFDLMSQKDLVSWNSIIDGYARVGNLNVAHKLFDLMPERNVVSWNAIINGYLNGGKPGVSLKLYRKMVEIGLRTNDTTMVCVLTACGRSARLKEGRSLHGFLFKTFLKLSIMIYTALIDMYSRCQKVETARRVFNLTIDRNLVCWNAIILGHCIHGSPEDGLKLYAEMVDQIGLGDGETNPPDGITFIGILCACARTGKLTDGRKYYSEMVSVYNIKPNFAHYWCMANVHVSAGLVQEAEEMLRNMPEDVEDLSSESMVWANLLASCRFQGDVELGERIAKALIDREPWNFAYYRLLLNIYAVAGRWGDVAAVKDIMKERRIGRIPGSRLVDLKQIVHGLKVKRSLQEEILAVT from the coding sequence ATGGCAAGAATTTCCATGCAAGAGCTCGTTCGATTCAGACCCACCATTCGCAATCGCCATCTCGAGATAGTTCAGTCCAATCCCACTCTCTTTCATTCGCGTTCCTCTTCCCCTTCTTGTTATTCTGGAGAAAATAGAACATTCTCTATTTATCACTCAAGCCTCAAACTTCTTAGAGGATCTACATGTCAGAGTATAAAGCAGCTTTTACAAATCCAAGCTCACTTGCTGACTTCTGGTATATTTTATAACCCGTATTGGAGCAGCAGGGTCTTGCAACATTCTTTGTATTTCGGCGATTTCGATTACACAGTCTTGATTTTTGGATGTATTGATTCGCCCAATACGTTCTGCGTGAACACTCTTATTGAGGGATACTTGAGTAGTTCTAATCCAAGGCAAGCTGTGGGGTTCTATTTCGAGATGCTTAAGAATGGGTTCTCTCCAAATAGCTTCACGTTTGTGCCGCTGTTTGGGTGTTGTTCGAAGGCCGAGTGTGTTGAATCAGGACAAAAGTTACATGGGCAGGCCGTGAAGACTTGTGTCGATTGGATGTTACCCGTACAGAactctttaattcacatgtatGGCAACTGTGGAGCTACGGCGTATGCAAGGAAGGTATTTGATTTAATGTCCCAAAAGGATTTGGTGTCATGGAATTCCATTATTGATGGGTATGCTAGAGTAGGAAACTTGAATGTTGCTCATAAGTTGTTTGATCTAATGCCTGAAAGAAATGTAGTTTCTTGGAATGCCATTATTAATGGATACTTGAATGGTGGAAAACCTGGGGTATCTTTGAAACTTTATAGGAAAATGGTCGAGATAGGATTGAGAACGAATGATACTACCATGGTCTGTGTGCTTACTGCCTGTGGTAGGTCAGCTAGACTAAAGGAAGGGAGATCACTTCATGGATTTCTattcaaaacatttttgaaaCTCAGCATAATGATTTATACAGCTTTGATAGATATGTATAGCAGGTGCCAGAAGGTGGAAACTGCTCGCAGAGTATTTAATTTAACGATTGATAGAAATCTGGTCTGTTGGAATGCCATAATCTTGGGTCACTGCATTCATGGGAGTCCAGAAGATGGGCTTAAATTATATGCAGAAATGGTGGACCAAATTGGGTTAGGAGATGGAGAGACAAATCCTCCTGATGGAATTacttttattggcatcctttgtgCCTGTGCTCGTACGGGAAAGTTAACAGATGGAAGAAAGTACTACAGTGAGATGGTTTCTGTGTATAACATAAAGCCCAATTTCGCACATTATTGGTGCATGGCTAATGTTCATGTCAGTGCCGGCCTTGTTCAGGAGGCAGAGGAAATGTTAAGGAACATGCCGGAAGATGTCGAGGATCTGTCCTCCGAATCCATGGTTTGGGCTAACTTACTCGCTTCTTGTCGATTTCAAGGGGATGTTGAACTTGGGGAAAGAATTGCAAAAGCTCTGATAGACAGGGAACCATGGAATTTTGCATACTATCGGTTGCTCTTAAATATATATGCTGTAGCAGGTCGATGGGGGGATGTTGCTGCTGTAAAAGATATAATGAAGGAAAGAAGAATCGGAAGAATTCCTGGAAGCAGGCTTGTGGACCTAAAACAAATTGTTCATGGATTAAAAGTGAAGCGTAGTTTGCAAGAAGAGATTCTAGCGGTAACATGA